In one Bactrocera tryoni isolate S06 chromosome 5, CSIRO_BtryS06_freeze2, whole genome shotgun sequence genomic region, the following are encoded:
- the LOC120776399 gene encoding trypsin beta-like, translated as MYFALHRRFPHIEGFILVFLQIISNSAAHTFSTLLDGKIVGGQPTTIGEVPYLLNLRRSGQFICGSSLVTQRCVLTAAHCVKNVPAADLTVYAGASRLSEMGVMRQVEQHFVSPFYSTSTLDMDVAILKLNEPLSGPNISTIGLCNKQPASEEFVKISGWGITSEYNNQPPDQVRTTFVRVVAKSDCMQAYLGKALLTSTMFCATIPGERDSCSGDSGGPVVYDGRVCGIVSWGFGCARKEYPGVYTNVASRRVNAFVKQLLMQHCQ; from the coding sequence atgtatttcgcGCTGCATAGACGTTTTCCGCATATTGAAGGATTTATTCTggtatttttgcaaattatttcaaACAGTGCAGCGCACACATTCTCCACACTATTGGATGGTAAGATAGTGGGTGGCCAGCCAACTACAATCGGTGAGGTGCCATATTTGCTGAATTTGCGGCGTAGTGGTCAATTCATATGCGGCAGTTCGCTCGTAACGCAACGCTGTGTACTCACCGCGGCGCACTGTGTGAAAAATGTGCCAGCGGCGGATTTAACGGTGTACGCAGGCGCCAGCCGACTATCCGAAATGGGTGTGATGCGTCAGGTGGAGCAGCACTTTGTATCGCCATTCTACTCAACCTCAACACTAGATATGGATGTGGCTATATTGAAATTGAACGAGCCGTTGAGTGGACCAAACATTTCCACAATTGGTTTGTGTAATAAACAGCCTGCCAGCGAGGAGTTTGTGAAAATAAGTGGTTGGGGTATAACCAGTGAATACAACAATCAACCACCGGATCAAGTGCGTACGACATTTGTACGTGTTGTTGCCAAGAGTGATTGCATGCAGGCATATTTAGGTAAGGCTTTGTTAACCAGTACGATGTTCTGTGCCACTATACCGGGTGAACGGGATTCATGCTCTGGTGATTCTGGTGGACCGGTCGTTTATGATGGGCGAGTATGTGGTATTGTTTCGTGGGGTTTCGGTTGTGCACGCAAAGAGTATCCTGGTGTATATACCAATGTGGCTAGTCGACGTGTAAACGCTTTTGTGAAACAACTGTTAATGCAACACTGCCAATAA
- the LOC120776400 gene encoding seminase-like yields MSHTHLKLVISAFMFLWLCHRTTLAAKASLRITGGRTTTIARAPYMVQIRYNGKFECGGTLISTTHVLTAAHCIKGKRRAGFIIHANTTRLSQAGIRRRVSRAFVPRRFTTATKRMDVAVLKLAAAINGTYAQPIGLCNTRLTAGLRMTILGWGTTSESSSRASNVLRRVNVPVIRKAKCRRQYRNIQTLTRTMFCAGVPGTKDSCSGDSGGPAVHNGRVCGIVSFGYGCARPNYPGVYTSVPMVRRFINRALAQ; encoded by the coding sequence ATGTCGCACACGCACTTGAAGTTAGTAATTTCTGCTTTCATGTTTCTGTGGCTATGCCACAGAACAACATTAGCAGCTAAGGCTAGTCTTCGGATAACTGGTGGTCGAACTACGACCATTGCAAGGGCACCTTATATGGTGCAAATCCGTTACAATGGTAAATTCGAGTGTGGTGGCACTTTGATATCGACAACTCACGTCCTGACAGCTGCACATTGTATCAAAGGCAAGAGACGCGCTGGTTTCATCATACATGCAAATACCACTAGGTTATCACAGGCGGGCATAAGACGCCGCGTCTCAAGAGCGTTCGTGCCGCGTAGATTTACGACAGCAACTAAAAGAATGGACGTGGCTGTATTGAAGTTAGCCGCAGCTATCAATGGCACCTATGCACAACCGATTGGCCTGTGCAATACTCGATTGACTGCTGGACTTAGAATGACAATCTTAGGCTGGGGAACGACTTCGGAAAGTAGTAGTCGTGCATCGAATGTTTTGCGTAGAGTAAATGTACCAGTTATACGAAAAGCGAAATGCCGAAGACAATATAGGAATATTCAAACTCTGACAAGGACCATGTTTTGTGCTGGCGTTCCTGGGACCAAAGACTCATGCTCGGGTGATTCTGGTGGCCCGGCAGTACACAATGGACGTGTGTGCGGCATTGTCTCGTTTGGTTATGGCTGTGCACGTCCAAACTATCCTGGTGTCTATACGAGTGTACCGATGGTGCGGAGATTTATAAACCGTGCATTGGCACAATAA
- the LOC120776401 gene encoding seminase-like, whose protein sequence is MSHTHLKLVISAFMFLWLCHTTTLAADATLKIVGGQTTTIAKAPYMVQIRYNGKFECGGALISTTHVLTAAHCIKGKRRAGFIIHANTTRLSQAGIRRRVSRAFVPRRFTTATKRMDVAVLKLAAAINGTYAQPIGLCNTTLTAGLRLTILGWGTTSESSSTASNVLRRANVPVIRKAKCRKEYSGIQTLTRTMFCAGVPGTKDSCSGDSGGPAVHNGRVCGIVSFGYGCARPNYPGVYTSVPMVRRFINRALAQ, encoded by the coding sequence ATGTCGCACACGCACTTGAAATTAGTAATTTCTGCTTTCATGTTTCTGTGGCTATGCCACACAACAACATTAGCAGCTGATGCTACTCTTAAGATTGTTGGTGGTCAAACTACGACCATTGCAAAGGCACCATACATGGTGCAAATCCGTTACAACGGTAAATTCGAGTGTGGTGGCGCTTTGATATCGACAACTCACGTCCTGACAGCTGCACATTGTATCAAAGGCAAGAGACGCGCTGGTTTCATCATACATGCAAATACCACTAGGTTATCACAGGCGGGCATAAGACGCCGCGTCTCAAGAGCGTTCGTACCGCGTAGATTTACGACAGCAACTAAAAGAATGGATGTGGCTGTATTGAAGTTAGCCGCAGCTATCAATGGCACCTATGCACAACCGATTGGCCTGTGCAATACTACATTGACTGCTGGACTTAGATTGACAATCTTAGGCTGGGGAACGACTTCGGAAAGTAGTAGTACTGCATCGAATGTTTTGCGTAGAGCAAATGTACCAGTTATACGAAAAGCGAAATGCCGAAAAGAATATAGCGGTATTCAAACTCTGACAAGGACCATGTTTTGTGCTGGTGTTCCTGGGACCAAAGACTCATGCTCGGGTGATTCTGGTGGCCCGGCAGTACACAATGGACGTGTGTGCGGCATTGTCTCGTTTGGTTATGGCTGTGCACGTCCAAACTATCCTGGTGTTTATACGAGTGTACCGATGGTGCGAAGATTTATAAACCGTGCATTGGCACAATAA